A window of Variovorax paradoxus genomic DNA:
CAGCAACAAACGGCGCATCGACTCAAAGCAGCCAAGGTTGGATTTTCTTTTTCAAAGCGATCGGACAAAAACCAGAGTTCACGTCTACTCGACCTCCGCAATTCGTCACCGCTATCTGTGCCAAAACTGGATATTGCCGTCAAAAGATGCTTGGAGATAAAAACCAACTGCATCGATGGAACAGTGCTGTCAAAGTGACGAGCCAAGATGCACTTGCGCAGAAATTCCGCATACATCTTCATCATGCGAGCCGAAGAAACCTGAGCAGCCATTAGCTGATCTTCGATAACGTCGAGTGCTTTCTCTTCATCTTCGCTGTACGGCCCTGGCATTTTTATTTCTCACAAACATCTTATCAATCAAGGACGATTTGACAGAATTAGCAAAACAACAACAAATTCACCGTTCCTGACAGAACTCGGCGCGGCCATCTTCGATTGAAAGTTTCACGCAATGGCTACAGTGCGCCTCAATACGAATGGAGTAAATTTTCTCCAAAAAAATCAATCGAAAGCCCCATTTTTAAAATGCATATGCTCTTGCGCTGCGCTCGAAAATCCCTCTATAAATTTCGGCATTAGATCTTTTTTTGATCTCACCTTGAAATTACCACTTTCAATCGCCCAGTCATAAATAGAAATCCCCACTGGATATTTAGTCAAAACACCAGTCAGCCGATACTTCTCAATCCATTCCAAAGCGTCCTCTTGGATCGCAAAAACCGCAGAAGGGAACTTTGCGTCCAGCCCATTAAAAACCCAAACCTCCTTCATTTCAGCCATCTAGATCCTTTGGAAAATTAACATATCGACGCCGCTGTTGGATTTCATCCTGTCGACAGACGATGTACGCCCTATAGGCCAGGCAGTTTTTCGAAATTTCCTCCAAGCAAAATCTTCTTCATTGCTTCCTCCACGGTTTTCCCTATTCTGCAAAAATAATCGTCGTATCCACCATAAAAGCCACCCCGATCACCGATCAAATAATTCAAATGCCCAGAATACCCTTGGCCAACTGGAATTAATCGCTCCATTGCAAGCCCCTCGTAATCCTCAACCACCCAAGCTCGATCCAAGCGTCGCGTTGCAGCAGAAGGGTCAAAATAACTCTCATCAAAAGCACCTCCGGCATACGCAGGGTGCGCTAATCTTATTTCTCCAAAAGACGCAGAAAAATCCAAGGCCTGCTGGAATACCTTGTAGCCATCCCTCTTCCAATCAGAGGCATACTGATTTGTTCTTGCCTTTCGCATCGAACTCCACCCAGAGCGCTCCAAAATTGAAATCAATTCGCCATTAAATTGATAGCTCATCAACTCACCTCTTGCCCGCCAAGACTTTAAAATTTCCAAAGGTTACAGAACAATTTCTGCAGCACGGCATTGGCGCTCCAGATTTTGTATAAACAGTTGCCACATCGAGATCAACGATCGACGACCCACCTTTTATCGCCTTGTTTGCGGCATCAATTTCCGCGCAGTTATGAGTGTCCCAAGACTCACCCCCAACTTAGCGCTGAATTGGAAGGCTTTGCCCCACTGGTGCCGGTGTATACCTTTCCGGTTCTGCGGTTTACCATCGCGCACGTTGCCGTAGGTAGTTTTCCACCTGCTGCCCTGAGCCTTGCGGCTTCTTGCTTCGCTTTTTCAAGTGCGTCAGGACATCCTTTTGACCGCTGAAGCCCTAACGAATCGACCCACGTACGGGTCGTAGTACCGATACCGGTTGTAATGCAGCCCCGTCTCGTCGTCCCAATACTGCCCCTGGAAGCGGATAGGGTTCCGGAAGCCAGCCCTCCTGCCCGCCTCACTGATCGCCTGCCTCGCCTCCCCCCAAGCCTTGTAGCTCCCGACCAGGCAACAGGCCCCTCGCAATCCGTCAGCTCCTACGGCGTACCCAGGTGATCGCATTGCTAGAAAGAAATCTCTTCCTTGCGGAACGGCGCGGATGTTCGGCTCTGTTCCCCATTCCATAACAGCTACTGCTCAATGTTGTAGTGCCCACCGTGGGCATTAATCACCGCGTTCTTCTATTTCCCCTTTCGTCCGCCTCATTTCAATCTGAATTTCGCAACACGTGCAACATCCTCATCTTCATCATTGGCAAGATTCCCCACCATGACAAGAGGAGTTTTTTTATTTGCCGCAATCTTCCTTCGAACTAACGAGCTAGAATCTTTCGACAGCAACTTGAAAATATCTGATGGCAAATTTCTTTTTTCCGCCAAAATTGATCGCACAATCTCGTCCCCATGAATGGCTAAAACCCATCACCGCGACTGAAATTGTTATATTTTGCGCCACATCAATTTTTCGAGATTGAAAATTCAAAATCAACTCTTCCCACACGCCAAAAGGCGCCTCATCCCGAAGCGATCGGGCAATACCTGATTCGTCCCTCGAATCACACAATGCCATAAACTCACTCACAGAATTGATCATGAATTTCCGTTCTTGCGCTTCAATTATTTTAAATCAATGATCCTGCCCGCATTACCTTTATGTTTCCCCATTCGATCTCCAAATTCATATAAATCATAGACCGCAAATCGATAGGATTACGAATTCCGATATGTGTTTTCATCGAATCCATTGACACAAACTCGCGATCATTAAGCTGATTACCAAGTGGCAATTTGGAGAATTTCCTTATCGGTTCCATGCAATTCTGGATTTCCTGCATAAACATCCAAAACGATACCGTGCTCAAGCTTTTCGGAGACCAATGAAAAATAATCTGGCTCAGCAATTTTTCCTCGCACCAAATTGAGAAGCGGATGTATTTTTTTTGCATCAACCTTAATCGCGGGATACTTTGTATAAGTAAAACCATTTTGAGGCAAAAGGCCAGGAAGAATTAAAAAATACGCCTCATCTTGATTTATCGAGAAATTCAGCAAGTACTCAAACAAACGTTCCCTTCCCTGCACTTCCGAATTATTTTTAGAATTTGCGATGTCGCTTATTTTCTGCAGGAGAATTGAAGATTCAGGAAATTCAATCACACCCAAAGCAAAACTTGGATCGAGAGATAATCTCTCAAAATTCATCCTCTGCATAAGAGCAAATTTTTTCTCCTGAGTTTTTGTCAGATTAAACTCGATCATTTGTGCTCCACTACAGATCCGTTTGCTTGATATTTCCATGCACCATTGGAAAACGTGGATGGCAACCCATTTGAATCGATGGTTTTTGCTTCGGCTGCATGCCAATGAGCACAAGCGTGGTCGCTATCGGGTTCGTGATGTGAGACGACCATTGTTCGCTCTCTGCCGCCTTCACCAGTGGTCTTATACAGATATTGCTCGAATCCCGAAGTTGTCTTGGGTGGAGTGCGTTGAGCAAACGGCATAGAAGACGTTGCTATACCGGCACGACGCATGACCTCTCGACGAGCGTCCTTCGAAGATCTTGTGGCTGTGCATTTCTTAGGCTCAGCCGGCAGCGGAGAAGGTTTAGGAATTCTTTTGCGCGCTAGCCCCACCGAATCCACTTAATCCACTGGTTTCGGCGCGTACTGGCACAAGTTGATTTCGCCGACCAACCCGATAGGATCATCTGAGACAAATCGCCCACTCTGCGGGTCGTAGTACCGATACCGGTTGTAGTGCAGCCCGTCTTTTCATCCAATGCAGATTCAGGCGGCCGAATAAGCCGATCGGATCGCGGGAAATGAAGCGACCACAGCTGGGCCATAAGGTCATCGACCGAGGCCTTCCTGGTTACGCGCCACCAAGAAGAATCCTCTTCTATTTCGAATAATCCAAGCCGTTGGGCCCGATTTCATCAATCAAAACAAAATCTTTTGCATCCACCAAAGATGGAGTTGTTTTTGTTAACGCAAAAAGCATATCTTTCAAATAATTTCGCCTATCTATTACGCGATTAAGAGGAAGATCGTGAGGAATCGCACTCCGCCACAACTGGTCGTCGGAGCAGTTAATCAAAATGAAATTAATTCCATTGATTATGTTTTCTTTTGAAATTGGGCCGAATTTTGAAAAGCTACGCCCCATCTCTTCAAAAAGAATCTTTCTATTGGCATCCAAATTAATATCAAACCCTTCCAACTCCTCATCGCTCTTGCCAAACAAAAAATCATAAACTCCACGCAGATAATTCAAATTCAACGATTTCATAACTGCGGATACGCCGTATATACATCTCCAGAATTATTTCTGCGAACTGTGACGCGCGATGTAGTGATGGGACATCCTCCACCGCTACGATAGCCTTCACCAATAGTTCTTCCCATATCGAATGTGGCACTGTTTTGACCAGAGGCATTCATTGCAGACCGCCCTTTCTGAATAGCATCCAATTGATCGGTATTCCTAATAAATCTTGTTGAATCAGGACCGTGAGTTTGCGGAATTTTGCATGGATTATCGGGAGGCACGCCAGTCATAGCACGCCTTTCCTGCTCCGGCATTGTTGTGTGAGCGCCATGCCGAGAGTAAGCATGCCCTCCCGTTGCAGCATCATTGTCAGCAAGAATTTTCCCCGCTCTGCGATTAGCCCGATTTCCCTGCAATCCTAGTGGATCAATAAATTCCACTGGATTTGGGGCATAAAAAAGTGCGTTCACTCCTCCCTTCAGGCCAATAGGATCCTTTGATATGAACCTTCCCGCAAGAGGGTCGTAGTACCGGTACCGGTTGTAATGCAGCCCCGTCTCGTCATCCCAATACTGCCCCTGGAAGCGGATAGGGTTCCGGAAGCCAGCCCTCCTGCCCGCCTCACTGATCGCCTGCCTCGCCTCCCCCCAAGCCTTGTAGCTCGCCGACCAGGCCACACGCCCCTCGTGATCCGTCAGCTCCTGCGGCGTACCCAGGTGATCGCACTGGTAGAAGGCGATCTCTTCCTTGCCGAACGGCGCGGGTGTCCGGCTCTGCTCCCCATTCCATAGAGGGTCCTGCTCGATGTCGTAGCGTCCGCCGTTGTCCGCGATCAGCGCCTTCACGTCGGTGGTCTCGCTCAATGCAACGGCCTGGGCCTGCCTGATCTGCATCAGGGGCACGAACGAACCGGGTTCGTGGATGTAGTGGACGCTGTCGCCGCGCCACATCTGTTCCTGTCGCGCTTCCGTGCTTTGCGTGCTTTCGAACGCCAGCGTGTCGCCGTCCCAGCCGAACAAGGTGCAGGCATGCCCCGTGCGCTTGGCGATACGGCGGCCCAGCGGGTCGTAGCTGAAGCTCGTGGTCTCGCCGAAGGTTTCGGCGCTGCGCATGCGGTTGTAGCCGTCCCAGGTGAATACCGTCTTTTCACCGTTGCGGCTGCGCTCGACAAGATTGCCGCGCTCGTCCCACTTGTAGTGGGTGCCGGCATAGTCCTTCAGCAGGTTGTCCATGAGCCGGCCGGCCATGCTGCGGCCGTCACCCCCCAGGCGAACGGCAACGCGGTTGGTGATGCGGCCTGCTGCTGCCTGTGCATCGCCTTCCGTGTCTGAAGAAGGGTGGCCGATGTTCCCTGCAGGATCGAATGCGAAGGTCTCGCGCCCCAGGCGGCTGTTGGCTTCGAGCAGGCGTCCCACCGGGTCGTAGCGGTAGCTCAGGTTGCCTCGGCGGCTGTCGCCGATGGCCACCAGTTGTCCCGCCTTGTCGTACGCATAGCTGCGGCGAATGCCGCCGAGGGACTCGATCGCGCCGGGCCGGGTCTGCGAGATCTGCTGTTCGAGCAGGCGGCCGGCCGGGTCGTAGCGCTGCTTTTGCGTCAGGCCGTTGCCCTGTTCGCGCGTGATCTCGCGGTGCAGGTCGTCGCGCTCGAAGCCCAGCACGTCCTGCCCGTCGATGAGTAGTCCGTGCACGTGGCCGGAGCCGTAGGTCAGCCATTGCGTGATGTGTCCGTCGGGGCGGATGGTGGTCACGCGCTGGTTGAGTTCGTCGTAGCCGTGGCGCCAGACCGCCGTGCGTGAGCTCTCCAGGTAGTGCTGGTGTTCGCGCACGAGGTTGCCCGCGCGGTCGTAGAACCATTGAAGCCGGGCGTCGCTGTTGGAGGCCTCGACCAGCCGTCCATTGCCGTCGTAGGCGAAGCGTTCCGCCTCGCCGCCGGCCCGGCGCTCGCCGAGGCGGCCAAGCGCGTCGAACTCGAGCGTGGTGCCCTGGCCCGCTTCGATCACCTCGGCCAGCACGCCGGTGGTCGGCTCGTAGCGGTACTGCGTGGACTTCTTGTCGAAGCCGACTTCTTCGAGCAGCCTGCCCACGGGGTCGTAGCTGAAGTCGTAACGGCTGCCGTTCTCGTTGTGCAGTTCGGTGAGCCGGCCCATCAGGTCCCAGTGGTAGCGCAGCGTATGGCCGGCGGCATCGACGCGCCCCGCGACCAGGCCGGCGCGGGTGTAGCTGTAGCGCGTGCGGCGCCCCAGCGCATCGGTGTGGCACAGCAGGCGGCCTTCGGCGTCGTGCGCGAAATGCTCGCGCGTGTCGTCGGGCAGCACGATTTCTTCGAGCTGGCCGCCCGAGTTCGACACCAACCGCGCTAAGTGCTTGATTTGTATGGGCCAAGACTCTCGGCTGCCACTACAGCAGGCTCAATTGGGTGTCTTGCTGGGGTTTTTTGATCTTCAGTGCGGCCAGCACATCGGTCTGGCGTTGGACGATGGAAGAGACGCCCGCAATGGGCGCGGCATTGTTGATGCTCACACGGTGGCGCTGAATTCGCCGCAAGTCCGCCAGGGCAGCCTCCGGTGACAAATCGCTGCCACTCATCTTCAGGCGCTGGCGCATCACGCGGTACAGGATCAGGGCCAGCATGCAAATGCTCGCATGCGCCTTGATGCGCTCGGGCAGGCGGTGGAACACCGGCGCAATCTCGATCTCCGACTTCAGCACCCGAAATCCCCGTTCGATGTCTGCCAGTGCCTTGTAGCGCTGCACCACCTCTTTGGGTGTCAAGTCCGCCACGTTGGTCACCAGCAGCAGCTTGCCATCCATCGCCTGGGCGCGGGCCAGAGCTGCCTGGTCGATGTCATACGTGAACAGATCGGCATGCAAATCGACCTTGATGATGCGCTTGAGGTGCGCCTCGCTCACCTCATGGAAGAAGCGTGCCGTCACACCCGCATCAGACAGCTTTCTACCCCGGTGTGCCTTGCCTGCATCTTGCGAATCGAGCTTGCCCACCAGCTGGTCGGCGCGCTGGCGCAATTGGTCAATGCGCGCCTGACGACTGGCAGTCTGCTCGGCCGCCTGCTGCGGGTTATGGGCCGCCACCAGACGAAGACCCTGCCATTGCGCCTCATCGATAGTCTCTTCTGTCGTTTCTTGCTCTGATGCGCGGGCTCGGGCTCGGGCGTTGATCGGCTCCAGTATGTCTGCGAACTCGCCATAGCGCCGCCCCGGCACTGCCAGGATGAACTCCAGCGCTTGATCGGTTGATCCGCTGGCCCCACCCGACAAGCGCAACTCGGACAAGGCCTCTATGTTGTCCAGCGAAAGCAGCCCACGGTCAGCCACCACCACCAGGCGGCGGATGTGCGGGTAACGCGCCATCACCTTCTTCAAGGTCGGCTCCAACGTCGGTGCCTCGGCTGTGTTGCCCGCAAACACCTCGTGATAGATAGGCATGCCGTCGGCTGTTTGCACCACGCCGAGCATGAATTGGCGCACCACCATGCCTTCCTTGGACATCCCATAGCGGCGCACGTCACCCTCTTGCTGGCTCAGTCCTTGGGCGCGGATGGTGGTCAGGTCGTAGAACACCACCGACAGATCCTCATCAATCAGCGGGCGCAAAAGGCCCGCCACGCATTCATCCACCGCGTCCTGGTGGTCCATGAGCGCATCCATGCTGCGCAGCAGTTGCTGGTGGGTGAGTGCCTCTGCATCGATACCCGGCATGCTGACGGTTTGCAGCCAGCGCAGCACCCGAGCTTGGAGTCGGGGTCGCACAGCCGGTTAAAGACCATCACCCGCAGGGCATGCTCGATGGGGTTGGTAAAGCGTGCGCGGCGAAAGACAGCAGCCAAGCCATCGAAACCCAACTCGTGCCAGAGTTGATCCAGCGCCCAGACATCGCCCAGGGCCAGTGCGGATTCAAAACGCACCTGGGGAACGGATGTCTCACTCAGTGAGCGACCCTTGGCGCGAAGCAGACCGCCCAGCAGTGAGTCGACTTGTCCATCTGTTTCGTCCACCCGCCCGATGGTGGCCAGCGTGCGCTGGCGGGGTTTGCCGTGTTCGTCTCGGAAGGACTCCACCAACTGGGCGTAGGTGTGGCCGCCTGAGCGGGTGAGCTTGATGAACATAGAAGAAGTGTAGCAAAAAAATACGGGCAATTGCCAACACATCAGCAATAAAACATTGCCACTACATAAAAATCAAAACGCCTCAGCTAAGTGCTTGATTCATATGGCACCGGTCCGCGAAAACATCGGAAAACGGCGGTTTGGTGTCGAACTCGGGTGGCCGGGGTGGTTGCCGTCGCCTTGCGTCGCGGTCTCCACGACGGGGGTGTAGCGGTAGCGGGTGGCATTGCCGGCCGCGTCGACGGCTTTGACGAGGCGCCCGCGGCCATCGTATGCCCACAGGCTGGTCTTGCCGGAGCAGTCGGTGTAGCTGGCGAGCTGGCCGGCTGGCATGTACTCGAGCGTCTTCGAGCCGCCTTTCGCATCGGTGATGCGCACCGGCCGGCCGGCCTCGTCGTAGGCGTAGCCGGTCTTGTGGCCGAGCGGGTCGGTCTCTTCGACCAGATTGCCCTGGGCGTCGTGCTCGCGCTTCCAGACGCCGCCTTCGGCATCGAGGATGCCCGTGACGCGGTGGCGCGCGTCGTACTCGTAGTGGATGCTGCTGCCATCCGCGCGGATGTGCGTCTTCAGGTTGCCCTTGGCGTCGTAGACGTAGTCGTCGGTGGTTCCATCGGTGTGGATGTGGCGCGTGATGTTCTTGGCGTCGTCGCGCAGGAACCATTCCTCGAGCTTGTCCGGATGGATGATCCGGTAGGTGTAGCCCAGCACGTCGTAGTAATACCAGGTCTCGCCGCCGGCGGCGTCCGTCAGGTAGGTGAGGCGGATGTTGCGGTCCCACTCTAGCGTGAGCGCGAAGCTACCGTCGTCGGACCATTCGCGCACGGCCTTGGCGTCGACGCCGGTGCCGTCGTACTGCAGGTTCATGCCGCGGCCAGTGCGGTCGGCGTAGCGGGTCACGAGGTGATGGCTGTAGCTGTACTGCCAGGCGGCGCCGTTCTCGTCCTGCGCGGTGACGAGGTCGCCTTCGCCGTCGTGCGTGTAGGCCGCCAGCTGACGAACCACCTGCCCGCCCTTCAGCTCCCACAGCGACTTGATCAGGCCGGTGCTGGCATCCGGCTGCGTGCCGACGTGGGCGATGACGACCTCGCCCTGCTTGCTGACGATGTCGCTGAGCACCTGCTCGCCGGTCGCGGCAATCACGTGGTCGTAGCGCAGGCCGATGGCGGCGCCGCCCACCGTGTGCTGCGCCACCAGCCGGAAGTGCTGCTTGCCCTGCGACGCGGCCTTGGCGGGCACGGTGTCCACCAGTTCATAGGTCTCGCGCCAGTCGGCAGACTCGCCGGCCGGCACGGGCTTGCCGAAGTCCGCCACCAGCAGGCGTTCGCTCAGGCGCGTGAGCGTCATCTCCTCGATCGGGTCGTGATGGCTCTGGCCCACGGCCAGCAACGGGAAGGCGTGGCCGCGGCCGTCGATACCGTGATAGATCAGGCTCATGCGGCCTTGGCGACGACCCTTGAGGGCCTTGGCAATGTCCACGCGCGTGCTGTACGGCGTGACCCAGCGCGCGCCGAGGCTGCCCTGGTCGAAGGCGCCGAGATTGCTGCGGTAGGTACGCGTCCAGTCGATGGGCAGCGGCGCCGCCAGCGAGAAGTCGGTGTGGCTGAAGCTCTCGCAGCCGGTGGCCAGGCTGATGGCGCCGCCGGCGGCGCCCGTCGCGCAGCTCTTGCAACCCGGATCGCCGCTGGCGGGGGCCTGGGCGGTCGTTGCGCCCTGCTCGCCGCCGGGCTTCTTGTCCTGCACCTTCGCCCCGTTGGTTGCCGAAAGGGTCGCGCCATGCTTTCCCTTTCGCTTGAGCAGCGCATCCTTGAGGATCTTGATCATCCACTTGATGCCGTACTGCAGGCTCTCGTCGCCCAGCCGCATGATCTGCTGGCGCGCCAGGCCCTTGATGTCGGTCAGGCTGGAGACGGCGTCCCGAATCAGCACCTTGGCGCTGTCGGGCAATGCGTAGTGGCTCGCGGTTGCGGCGACGTAGTTGGCGGACTTCTTCGCGGCCTCGGCGGCGGCCGCCATCATGCGGCTCCAGGTGCTCTGGGTATTCGGGTCGTAGGTGTTTTTCTCGGCCACGGCGCCGGTCGTGAACACGGGCTTCTCGCCCAGCGCCACCTGCAGCGCACCAATCAGCGCATCGGCAATGCCATCGACCTTTTCCGCGCACGACTTCAGGAAGCCGTCGAGGTAGCCGAGCGCCTCGTCCACGAACTTGTCGAGCGTGCCGGCGATGGTGTCGTTCAGGTGGGTGATGACCACGGCCATGAACGCCTCGCCGAGGTTGGGCACGACGCTCTTGGCTGATTTGGCGATCTCCTGCTTGAGCAGATGCAGCATCGGCCGCAGGCTCATGCGCGCCGCGCCGGTGGCGGGCGGGAATGGAATGACGCCCAGCAGGTTGATCGCCAGGCTCACCCACTGCAGCACGTCGGAGTAGGCCTTCTTCGTGACCATCTCGACGATGTCCCACACCGCGTCGATGAGCGCCATGATGTTGCCGATGATCGGCAGGCTGCCCGCGAAGGTTGTCAGCACGTTGAGCGTGACGTAGTCGTTGGTGAGCTTGCGCAGCCACCTGTCGATCTTGGCGGCGCCTGCGCCGATGTCTTCCACACCGATGGTGTTGAGCGGCGCCACCGCGACCTGGCGCTCGCGCTCCTTGGCTTGCGCGCCTTGCGCGTCATTGTTCTGTGGGGGCTGGTCAGCCATGCGCGAATCTCTCCCTTGATTTCTTGTGCTTGTCGAGCGGCGCTGGCGGTATCAGCCAGCAAAGCCCGGCGTCTGGCCCGGCAGCAGCGCTGGCAGCCTGGGCACCATGGCGCCCACGGTCTGCGCGGCCATGCCGGTGGCGGTCTGGCCGACCTGCCCGAGCAGCGTCTTGGCACCGCCCTGCTGGATGGCTTGCACGGCGCCGACGGCTTGCTGCGCCGTGCCCGCGGCCTGCCCGACCTGGTTCACGAGGCCGCCTGCCTTGCCCAGCGCACCGCCGGCCTGGCCAAGCAGGCCAAGGCCGCTGCTCGCAGCACCACCCAGGCTGCCGAGCGAGCCGACTGCATCGGCACCAGCGCTCGCGAGCCCCGCCATCGAACCGCCGCCAGGGCCGCCCAGGAAACTGCTCCCGCCGCCCTGCGAGTCAAGCGCCTTGTCGCCCGCCGGCCGCGCGGGCCAACGGTTGGCCTCGCCGAAATAGCTGCCCTTGTCCCACGGGTCGCTCGGGTCGCCGCCGAACGCGACCTTGGCTTGCCCGAGCGGCAGGCCGGACAGCGAGGCAAAGCCGTTGGCATCGAGCTTGCCGGTGTGCGTTGCGCCTTCGGAGTCCACCACGGTGTAGTCGCCCTGCTTCACGCCCTGGCGCTTGGCACCGTCCGCCTTGACGTACTGGTGGTACAGGTCGAGCTGCCCGCGCGGCAGCTGCGGCGGCTGCGGCAATCGCGGTTGCCCGTCGCTCTTCGGACCCACCATCGAATGCGACGACGCATGCGCGCGCCACAAGCCGCCGGTCCCGCTCTCGATACCGCCCGCGTTCCAGCGCGTGTAGCTGCTGCCGCCGTTGATCAGCACTTCTTCCTTGGCGGTGATAGTGATGCGGTTGGCCTCAAGCTTGATGTTCAGCTTGGCCAGAGCGTTGATGCTGTCCTTGAGCGCGGTGATGTCGATGTCGGCGGCAGCCGCCGCCATGCGGATGCCGTTGTTGAACGCGACCATGCGCACCGCGTCCTTGGCGCTCACCAGGAAGCTCTTGCCCGTGGCAAAACTCGCGTGCGCGCCGCTGCTCACGGCCGTGTGCTCCACGCTCACGATGTGGGTGGACGCCTGCGCCGTGCTCTGGATGCCGGCCGGGCTGGCCAGCGTGAGATGCGGCTCCTGGAACTCGGGGAACTCGCCCTGCTCCCTGTTGCCGCCCTGGCCCTTGATGGCGTCGATCTGCTCCTTCAGGCCACGCGCCACGTCGTCCTGGTCGCCGGCCTGGTGCGCATTGGCGTTGCGCGCGGATTCGCCCAGGCTCTCGTGCAGGTCGCGCCCCTGGGTGAGCCGCGCCACGGTCTCACCCATGTCTGTGGTGTGGGCCTGCGCGTTGGCGCGCGCTTCGGTGGTGACGAGCAGGCCCTTGGCCGCGCGCACCGCGCCATGTCCGTCGGTGCGCAGCTCGAAGCCCTGGCCCCGCGCATCCTTGCGCCCCGCGGTGTCTTCGATACGCCCGATGTGCCCCACGCTCAGTTGGCTGGACTGGTGGTCGCTGCGCAGCTGCGCCTGGATCTTGCCCTGCGTGTCGTCCAGCACCAGGTGATTGCCGCGCCCGCCGCCCAGCTCGCGGCTGCGGATGCCTGACAGGTGCTTCTGCCCCGGCAGCTCCCAGGCCGGCATGGTGTCGGCGTTGTGCACGCAGCCCGTGACGATGGGGTAGTCAGGGTCGCCGTTCAGGAAGTCGACGATCACCTCCATGCCGATGCGCGGCACCGAGGTCATGCCGAAGGTGGCACCAGCCCACGCGGTCGACACGCGCACCCAGCAGCTGGAGTTCTCGTTTTCCTTGCCGATGCGGTCCCAGTGGAACTGCACCTTGATGCGCCCGTATTGGTCGGTCCAGATCTGCTCGCCCGCCGGGCCGACCACCATCGCGGTCTGCGGGCCACGCGTGCGCGGCTTGGGCGTGGTGCGCGCGGGGCGCCAGGGGTAGCTGGTGGGTTGCGCATCGAACGCGAAGCGTTGCACCGAACCCTCGGTGCCTTCCGCGCCTTCGCTGGCCTGCAGGTTCTCTTGCAGGTGGTAGCTCACGCTCACCAGCAGGTATTGCCGGTTCTGGTCTGCCTTCGGATGGCCGGTGAGCCGCAACGTGTGGCCGGTGGCCA
This region includes:
- a CDS encoding DUF7710 domain-containing protein, with product MAEMKEVWVFNGLDAKFPSAVFAIQEDALEWIEKYRLTGVLTKYPVGISIYDWAIESGNFKVRSKKDLMPKFIEGFSSAAQEHMHFKNGAFD
- a CDS encoding SUKH-3 domain-containing protein, whose protein sequence is MSYQFNGELISILERSGWSSMRKARTNQYASDWKRDGYKVFQQALDFSASFGEIRLAHPAYAGGAFDESYFDPSAATRRLDRAWVVEDYEGLAMERLIPVGQGYSGHLNYLIGDRGGFYGGYDDYFCRIGKTVEEAMKKILLGGNFEKLPGL
- a CDS encoding RHS repeat-associated core domain-containing protein codes for the protein MSNSGGQLEEIVLPDDTREHFAHDAEGRLLCHTDALGRRTRYSYTRAGLVAGRVDAAGHTLRYHWDLMGRLTELHNENGSRYDFSYDPVGRLLEEVGFDKKSTQYRYEPTTGVLAEVIEAGQGTTLEFDALGRLGERRAGGEAERFAYDGNGRLVEASNSDARLQWFYDRAGNLVREHQHYLESSRTAVWRHGYDELNQRVTTIRPDGHITQWLTYGSGHVHGLLIDGQDVLGFERDDLHREITREQGNGLTQKQRYDPAGRLLEQQISQTRPGAIESLGGIRRSYAYDKAGQLVAIGDSRRGNLSYRYDPVGRLLEANSRLGRETFAFDPAGNIGHPSSDTEGDAQAAAGRITNRVAVRLGGDGRSMAGRLMDNLLKDYAGTHYKWDERGNLVERSRNGEKTVFTWDGYNRMRSAETFGETTSFSYDPLGRRIAKRTGHACTLFGWDGDTLAFESTQSTEARQEQMWRGDSVHYIHEPGSFVPLMQIRQAQAVALSETTDVKALIADNGGRYDIEQDPLWNGEQSRTPAPFGKEEIAFYQCDHLGTPQELTDHEGRVAWSASYKAWGEARQAISEAGRRAGFRNPIRFQGQYWDDETGLHYNRYRYYDPLAGRFISKDPIGLKGGVNALFYAPNPVEFIDPLGLQGNRANRRAGKILADNDAATGGHAYSRHGAHTTMPEQERRAMTGVPPDNPCKIPQTHGPDSTRFIRNTDQLDAIQKGRSAMNASGQNSATFDMGRTIGEGYRSGGGCPITTSRVTVRRNNSGDVYTAYPQL
- a CDS encoding DUF6531 domain-containing protein, with the protein product MADQPPQNNDAQGAQAKERERQVAVAPLNTIGVEDIGAGAAKIDRWLRKLTNDYVTLNVLTTFAGSLPIIGNIMALIDAVWDIVEMVTKKAYSDVLQWVSLAINLLGVIPFPPATGAARMSLRPMLHLLKQEIAKSAKSVVPNLGEAFMAVVITHLNDTIAGTLDKFVDEALGYLDGFLKSCAEKVDGIADALIGALQVALGEKPVFTTGAVAEKNTYDPNTQSTWSRMMAAAAEAAKKSANYVAATASHYALPDSAKVLIRDAVSSLTDIKGLARQQIMRLGDESLQYGIKWMIKILKDALLKRKGKHGATLSATNGAKVQDKKPGGEQGATTAQAPASGDPGCKSCATGAAGGAISLATGCESFSHTDFSLAAPLPIDWTRTYRSNLGAFDQGSLGARWVTPYSTRVDIAKALKGRRQGRMSLIYHGIDGRGHAFPLLAVGQSHHDPIEEMTLTRLSERLLVADFGKPVPAGESADWRETYELVDTVPAKAASQGKQHFRLVAQHTVGGAAIGLRYDHVIAATGEQVLSDIVSKQGEVVIAHVGTQPDASTGLIKSLWELKGGQVVRQLAAYTHDGEGDLVTAQDENGAAWQYSYSHHLVTRYADRTGRGMNLQYDGTGVDAKAVREWSDDGSFALTLEWDRNIRLTYLTDAAGGETWYYYDVLGYTYRIIHPDKLEEWFLRDDAKNITRHIHTDGTTDDYVYDAKGNLKTHIRADGSSIHYEYDARHRVTGILDAEGGVWKREHDAQGNLVEETDPLGHKTGYAYDEAGRPVRITDAKGGSKTLEYMPAGQLASYTDCSGKTSLWAYDGRGRLVKAVDAAGNATRYRYTPVVETATQGDGNHPGHPSSTPNRRFPMFSRTGAI